Proteins co-encoded in one Syntrophorhabdus sp. genomic window:
- a CDS encoding sigma 54-interacting transcriptional regulator, producing the protein MNADENDFFREMTLRICGTLDLESALHQCFLYVRNVIPADELDLFVYDATIGTVDVVATAKEAGGTTRTDKTHLPPDLRQELEEPYRRPRVRVAENIFEDPILGRVARNLGWEECSIMLGRLIIDGKYIGALGIRARGTGRFTEDHVRLWSVVNEPAAIAVANSRRLREVIDLKDMLADDNRYLREELRKNTVEIVGADFGLKAAMESVRKVAPLASPVLIIGETGTGKEVIANAIHNLSPRYNGPFVKVNCGAIPESLIDSELFGHEKGAFTGALARKRGRFERAHGGTIFLDEISELPPHAQVRLLRVLQEKEIERVGGTEPVHVDIRIVSATNRNLEKMVEDGDFREDLYFRIKVFPIEVPPLRARKNDIPALVQHFVRKKSREMVRHSIPPLAPGSIDALMTYDWPGNVREVENAVERALILSDGKPLKFEGVLGVSGASHDRAPSLAGESPGPVALNDVEAEHIGRILRAAGGRIEGPGGAAELLDMNPGTLRHRMRKLGIPFGRKSRVSDGGR; encoded by the coding sequence ATGAACGCCGATGAGAATGACTTTTTCCGTGAGATGACCCTGAGGATATGCGGCACCCTGGACCTGGAAAGCGCTCTTCATCAGTGCTTTCTCTACGTGCGCAACGTCATACCGGCGGACGAACTCGATCTTTTTGTCTACGATGCCACCATCGGCACCGTGGATGTGGTGGCGACGGCGAAAGAGGCAGGGGGGACGACGAGGACGGACAAGACGCACCTGCCGCCGGACCTGCGCCAGGAGCTCGAAGAACCCTACCGCCGGCCCCGGGTCCGCGTTGCCGAGAATATCTTCGAGGACCCCATTCTGGGGAGGGTCGCGCGGAACCTCGGGTGGGAGGAGTGCTCGATAATGCTGGGACGCCTTATCATCGACGGCAAATACATCGGCGCCCTCGGGATACGGGCGCGGGGGACGGGCCGGTTCACAGAGGACCATGTCCGCTTGTGGTCGGTGGTCAACGAACCGGCGGCAATAGCCGTTGCGAACAGCCGCAGGCTCCGGGAGGTGATCGATCTCAAGGACATGCTTGCCGATGACAACCGGTACCTCAGGGAAGAGCTCAGGAAGAACACCGTCGAGATAGTGGGGGCCGATTTCGGGCTGAAGGCTGCCATGGAAAGCGTGAGGAAGGTGGCGCCCCTTGCCAGCCCGGTGCTCATCATCGGCGAGACGGGAACGGGCAAGGAGGTCATCGCCAACGCCATCCACAACCTGTCTCCCCGTTATAACGGGCCTTTTGTGAAGGTAAACTGCGGTGCGATCCCGGAGTCTCTCATAGACAGCGAGCTTTTCGGCCATGAAAAGGGTGCTTTCACGGGGGCGCTGGCACGGAAGAGGGGACGCTTTGAGCGTGCCCATGGGGGGACGATCTTTCTCGACGAGATCAGCGAGCTCCCGCCCCACGCGCAGGTGAGGCTTCTGCGCGTCCTCCAGGAGAAAGAGATAGAGAGGGTGGGGGGAACGGAACCTGTCCATGTTGACATCAGGATCGTATCGGCCACGAACCGGAACCTGGAGAAGATGGTGGAGGACGGCGATTTTCGGGAAGATCTCTATTTCCGCATCAAGGTCTTTCCCATTGAGGTCCCTCCTTTGAGGGCGAGAAAGAACGATATACCCGCCCTTGTCCAGCACTTTGTCCGAAAGAAGAGCCGGGAGATGGTCCGCCACAGCATACCCCCGCTTGCCCCGGGATCCATCGATGCACTCATGACGTATGATTGGCCGGGGAATGTCCGGGAAGTGGAGAACGCCGTGGAGAGGGCGCTCATACTTTCCGATGGCAAACCCCTGAAGTTCGAGGGTGTTCTGGGGGTATCCGGAGCCTCCCACGACCGTGCCCCGTCTTTGGCCGGTGAGAGTCCGGGCCCTGTCGCGCTCAACGACGTCGAGGCCGAGCACATAGGCCGCATCCTGAGAGCGGCCGGAGGCAGGATCGAAGGTCCCGGAGGCGCCGCCGAGCTTCTTGACATGAACCCGGGAACGCTCCGCCATCGCATGAGAAAACTGGGTATACCTTTCGGCAGGAAATCCCGTGTCAGCGACGGCGGACGGTGA
- a CDS encoding anti-sigma regulatory factor has product MVDSLAYTPQITLEFEIGEKDFFVAGECASRVKKTLQQLGLKQDVIKRIAIIIYEAAMNVAIHATSGKLVVHVEPDAVTIRTEDVGAGIEDIDLAMKEGYSTASYEIREMGFGAGMGLSNIKQCSDDLNIESRVGVGTTLNARVSFKDERRHEGA; this is encoded by the coding sequence ATGGTCGACAGCTTAGCGTACACCCCGCAGATAACGCTCGAGTTCGAGATAGGCGAAAAGGACTTCTTTGTTGCCGGAGAGTGCGCGTCGCGGGTGAAGAAGACCCTTCAGCAGTTGGGGCTCAAACAGGATGTCATCAAGCGGATCGCGATCATCATATACGAGGCGGCGATGAACGTTGCGATCCACGCCACGTCGGGAAAACTCGTCGTCCATGTCGAGCCCGACGCGGTCACCATTCGGACGGAAGATGTGGGGGCCGGGATCGAGGATATCGACCTTGCGATGAAGGAAGGGTATTCGACGGCGTCCTACGAGATCCGGGAGATGGGTTTCGGGGCCGGCATGGGCCTCTCCAACATCAAGCAGTGCTCCGATGATCTCAACATCGAATCCAGGGTAGGTGTGGGGACCACACTGAACGCCAGGGTGTCCTTC